DNA from Nymphaea colorata isolate Beijing-Zhang1983 chromosome 4, ASM883128v2, whole genome shotgun sequence:
TGTCTCTGCTTAAATGACTTAAACTCATTTGGGTAACCATGCAGTTTGTAACACTTGTCCTTTGTGTGACCCATTTTTTGACAGTATGTGCAATGTTGACGTCTTTGGGTATTTCCTTTGAACATTCGATTATCATATTGAGAAGCAACCAAACTGATATGCTCTGTAGAAGGCAACAGTCTTGCCTCTCGCTGCTTCTCTTCTTGCAGGATTAGAGAATATACCTTTGCTATTGGGGGAAAAGGATCCATGAGAAGGATCTGTCCTCTAATAGAGTTATATGACTCATTCAGTCCCATTAGGAACTGAATGACTCTCTCTTCCTGCTCCTTATCAAAAATGATCTTCATAGTCCCACATGTGCAGACAGGAAGCGGCTCATAGGAAGCTAGCTCATCCCAATAGCCTTTGAGTTTGGTATAGTATGCAGTGACACCTTGTGTCTCCTGCGTGTGTCTGCTTATAGCagatttaatttgatattttctaGGAGCAATACTTTGAGTATAACGATGCTGCAAATCAGTCCATACCTCATGTGCCGTCGTTGCATATATGATGCTGTTTGCTATATCCTTCGCCACGGAGTTGATTATCCAAGACAACACCATAGTATTGGATCTCCTCCACAAAATGTGCTCTGCAGATGATGGGTCTGGCTCTTGCAAGGACCCATCAATAAAACACAACTTGTTCTTGGCTGTTAAGGCCATCACCATTGCCCGACTCCAAGTAAGGTAATTATCACCTGTCAATGATTGTGAAACTAGGACAGCACCAGGACTGTCTGAGTGATGGAGATACAGTGGATTATTGAAGCCATCGACTTGATCAGGATGATTCAGCAACACACTGTTCGATCCTCTTGTATTCGATTCACCTTGAGGAGCACTTTCTGGGGCAATCGATGATGAAGCCATGAAGACAGAAGAACACTTCAGGTTAATGaatctctgataccatgtaagaagaACAACATAACAAGCAAGAACAGAGCAAAacagagcagagagagagagagagttttggaAGGGAGGAAAAAACTTATTTCACTCATTCCCTTttgagatatatatacatacagcAGGTAGGAGGTTACAAGCCAGCCAATCAACCAATAATCAGATAGAGCCTTTTAACAGAAtttgtttctccctttttctaGACGCTTCTAGTAACATCTTTATtcgaatgagataacaatatgATTCATGGACCCAATCCTCAAGTCTGAACCTTTATTTTAAACCAAAACTTTCAACATGTTTTATGACGAAAAGATTTAGTAAGCTTAAGGTTGcttgttatatttgaatctcTAGACCAAACAGCCATGCCAACTTGGCTTGACCAAATTACATAATTTCTGCTCCAAATAAGGAAGTCCAAATTCTGGTTTGGGTAAAATCGGGTTGAGAATCCACTTGGACATCGAGAGATTCAAATTCATGGAACTACAAAGCGGATTTTAATTGCATCAAGTAGTGAGATCTGTAAATTATTTAGCAAATCTCATTAGATGGGTTAAAAATCAGATCGCATCACATTAATTTGCTTCATGGGGGGAACTTAACATTTTCGAATGCTAAGCCACTTAATGAGTCTACGTCTCTAAGGCAAGACCTCACTGGCACGCGTTATGAGGGCGGCAACAGAataatatatgtacatatatggcGACGatacatttttgaaatttttttgccCTAAGGCTATTTCCAAGAACTTTCAaccgtgaaaaaaaaaaaagtttgaataaaagaaaaaacaaaaaggaaacacGGTTTTTTAGTTCGGCCGGTAAATCGTCAGCTGGCCGAGTAAATATGCGAAGCCCAATTAGGCAAATTCACCTCCCTGTCAGCACGCTTTCCGAGATGCGAAACGCACTTCCCTCTTCCCACTCCCCACCACCATGACCTACCAACCGTCGTTAAAAAGTCTCCACCCCCCCTTCTCTCTAACCATTTACCTCCACCGCGTTTCACCAacgccaaatttttttttttaccgtggGGGCGGGGCTCTTTCCTTTTCCGATCCGGCTCGGTCTACTACTGTAACCGAGTCGAGTCGGAGGAATGAAGCCTCCGACCTCGCCTCCTGTTGGTGGCGTCCTAGCCGAGCCGTTTCACCTGCTCGAGCTCAACATCATCTCCGCTCAGGACCTGCAGCCCGTGAGCCGCTCGATGTCGACGTACGCCGTGGCCTGGATCCAGCCGCAGCGGAGGCTCTGCACCCGCGTCGACTCGGGAAACCACGTCGATCCGCAGTGGAACGACAAGTTCGTGTTCCGAGTCGACGAGTGGTTCCTCCGGAACGAGACATCGGCGGTGATGGTTGAGATCTACTGCGTAGGGTGGCTCCGGGACACCCTCGTCGGCTCCGTCAGGATGCTGATCGGGAACCTCCTCCCGAAGAAGGGCGGGGGCGGCCTCGGGAGCGGATTCGGCGGGATGCGGTTCACCGCACTGCAGGTGCGACGGCCGTCCGGCCGGCCGCAGGGGATCCTCAACCTCGGGGTGACGGTGCTCGACGCGACGCTCCGGAGCATGCCGCTCTACGCACAGCTGAATCCCGCGATCGGGTACAGGGAACTCATGGGGAAGAATTTCGGGCGGGTTAGACGGTCGAAAAGCGTATCGGTTCTGTCGGAGGCGGAGAAGGTGATCGCCATGGAAGGATCGGAGGTGACGATGGCGGAGAAGGCGTCGTCGGTGGACGGTGCGTCGATCGTGGGAGCGGGGGAGGAGTTCTTTCTGGCGGAGGTGGAGGACTCGGTCCTGGAGGACTGGAATGTCGCGAGTAGCGCGGGGAAGGAGGAGGTCGGGGAGAAGCTGGAGAAGTGGCGGAGCGAGTTTCCGCCGGTGCTAGAACACAGTAGCGGAGGATTGGAATGGTCGTCGTTCCGGCACCAGGTGACGGACAGGAGGACGACGTCCCGCGGGGCACAGGAGTCGATGGGGGGGAATGGCTGGAACGGTACCGGTGGGCTGAGGTCATGTTTCGGGGAAAAGATCACCGCTGCGTGCGAATGCTCGGTCTCGTGTGGAA
Protein-coding regions in this window:
- the LOC116252639 gene encoding uncharacterized protein LOC116252639, whose amino-acid sequence is MKPPTSPPVGGVLAEPFHLLELNIISAQDLQPVSRSMSTYAVAWIQPQRRLCTRVDSGNHVDPQWNDKFVFRVDEWFLRNETSAVMVEIYCVGWLRDTLVGSVRMLIGNLLPKKGGGGLGSGFGGMRFTALQVRRPSGRPQGILNLGVTVLDATLRSMPLYAQLNPAIGYRELMGKNFGRVRRSKSVSVLSEAEKVIAMEGSEVTMAEKASSVDGASIVGAGEEFFLAEVEDSVLEDWNVASSAGKEEVGEKLEKWRSEFPPVLEHSSGGLEWSSFRHQVTDRRTTSRGAQESMGGNGWNGTGGLRSCFGEKITAACECSVSCGTSTRKKASGGVEQRTS